Below is a genomic region from Thermoflexus sp..
AGGCGCTTTTCGGTTGGAAGCCATGGTAAATTCAGCGAGCTCCGGTAGCAAGGTCCCTCGGGCCGCTACCCGGATCCGCACCGCCCTTTCCACACGATCTCCCCCAGCCGCTCCGGCGGATAGAGGAGAACGGCCGCTTTCTCCCGGAGGTGGCGTGCGGATTTCTTTCGGCTCTCCAGATACCCGGAAAGCGCCTGCGCTGGATCCTCGCCTGAAGAGATCTCCAGGGAGCGCCCCAGCACGTCCACCCGCCGCCCGAGGCCCCAAAACCCTGGCGTCCGGCCGAACCGCGAGGGACCAAAGTCACGCCGGGCATGCCAGCGATAAGGAAAAGGCTGGCCGGGGATCTCCGCGAAGAAGAGCCAGACGTCGAAGTCTTTCACCCCCGCCCATCCAGGTCGTGGCAGGCCGCCCCCTGACATAGCGCGATGGCCACCAGGCGCTCCCAATACGCCGCCCACCGCGGCTGATGCCGGATGAGATCCTCCAGGGCCCTTCAGGCGATCTCCGCCTCCGGCAGCCCCTTCAGGAAATCCCGGATGGGCATCACCCGGCCCCTCCGGCGGCACGGATAGACCTCGGCCGGGAAGCCGTCCTCGCCCCGATAGACCAGGAGGGCCGGCACCTCCCGGCCGAAATCAGGCCCATATCCGCGCCGGCGGGAGCCAAAGATCCTGCGAATCTCAAAGCGGCCCCTCACCGCCGCCATAGCAGCCTGCTCGTAGAGCGCCCTCCGCTCCGCCTCGCCCCGCCTCGAAAGATCCACCTCCTCCACCTCGATCCCATGCTGTCGGGCCCGCTCCAGCAGGCCCGGAACTTCCTCCAGGCCCGCGTTCGCCTCTCCCGAAAATGGAACGGCCTCCGAGGAGAAGCAGTAGACCAACCGGCGGATCGGATCCGGACGCTTCGCGTCCATTTCCCCCTCCTCTCACCGCTCACACCCGATCCCGTCCTTATCCCCATCGAAGCGATGCGGATCCCCGTAGCGATGGTCCACCGGGAAGTTGCGGACCCCTGTGTCTTGCGAGGATGCGAGGATAGCCCAGCGCCTGTCATCGCCGGATCAGAATATGAAGATCCCTCCATCCATATCCCAGCTGCCGAAGTCGGGCCCCTCCGATTTCCATCCAACCCGTTCGAACGAGTTCGCCGCCCAATTGCTCGTAGAACCGGCGGGCCGGGTTCGCTTCGAGCACCCAGACCAGGAGCGTATCGATGCCATCTCGGAGAAGTTCCCTTGCGCATATGCTCATCAACCGCCGATCGATGCCCTGTCGTTGATGCTCAGGCAGCACATAGATCGCGTAGACCTCCCCCCGGTATACCTCATCTCCAGTGCGCTCGGGGCCCGCGGCAGCGAAGCCCACGATCTGCGCCTGATCTTCCGCTACCAGAATGAACTGGCCGGGCGCCGGATGCGCCAGCGTCCGTCGCCAGCGGGGAGCATCCTCCTCCGGGGAGAGCTGGGCCAGGTATTCCGCGGGGACGATCCCGGCATACTGCGCCTTCCACGTGATCACCCGAACTCGCGCGATCCCCAGCGCGTCCTCGGGGACAGCCCTCCGAATGCGGACCCGTGAGCGATTGGCCTGCTCCATCCAAGTCCTCCATTTTTGAGGAGATGCGCGGCCTGGCCGGGGCGAACCTCGAATTCTCCAATGCAGGGGGTTCGATCCGCATCGACCTGCCCCTGACCGGTCCCAGACTTACCTCCCTGGGAATGGGGAACCGCTTGGGGCGTTTGGG
It encodes:
- a CDS encoding GNAT family N-acetyltransferase, with amino-acid sequence MEQANRSRVRIRRAVPEDALGIARVRVITWKAQYAGIVPAEYLAQLSPEEDAPRWRRTLAHPAPGQFILVAEDQAQIVGFAAAGPERTGDEVYRGEVYAIYVLPEHQRQGIDRRLMSICARELLRDGIDTLLVWVLEANPARRFYEQLGGELVRTGWMEIGGARLRQLGYGWRDLHILIRR
- a CDS encoding excalibur calcium-binding domain-containing protein, with protein sequence MDHRYGDPHRFDGDKDGIGCER